Proteins from one Amycolatopsis benzoatilytica AK 16/65 genomic window:
- a CDS encoding class I SAM-dependent methyltransferase, which produces MEKVHFTEEKATNLGTLYARALDARRPDPILGDTAADEAVRRIDYDFRKLGVNENAAVSVAIRARAIDERAGKWLAERPDAVVVHLGCGMDTRVFRLAPPPTVSWFDVDYPEVVDVRTRLYPQRPGYTMIGSSVTDFDWLDQVPGDRETLIVAEGVTMYLTAQSGGELIRRLVGKFPSGRIVSDFFSTLGIKAQALNPVVRRAGATLHWGIDDPHELERYGLRVVSCLDATDWASGDVAAKIPAASRLALRASALLPVIRKMGRIAEWDF; this is translated from the coding sequence ATGGAGAAAGTTCACTTCACCGAGGAAAAGGCCACCAATCTCGGCACGCTGTACGCCCGCGCGCTCGACGCGCGCCGTCCTGATCCGATCCTCGGCGACACCGCCGCCGACGAGGCGGTGCGCCGGATCGACTACGACTTCCGCAAGCTCGGCGTCAACGAGAACGCCGCCGTCTCGGTCGCGATCCGGGCCCGCGCCATCGACGAGAGGGCCGGCAAGTGGCTGGCCGAACGCCCGGACGCGGTCGTCGTGCATCTCGGCTGCGGCATGGACACCCGGGTGTTCCGGCTCGCCCCGCCGCCGACCGTGTCCTGGTTCGACGTCGACTATCCCGAGGTGGTCGACGTCCGCACGCGCCTCTACCCGCAGCGGCCCGGCTATACGATGATCGGCTCGTCGGTCACCGATTTCGACTGGCTGGACCAGGTTCCCGGCGACCGCGAGACACTGATCGTCGCCGAGGGGGTCACCATGTACCTCACCGCGCAGTCCGGCGGCGAGCTGATCCGGCGGCTGGTCGGCAAGTTCCCGTCCGGCCGGATCGTGTCCGACTTCTTCAGCACGCTCGGCATCAAGGCGCAGGCGCTGAACCCGGTCGTCCGCCGGGCCGGCGCGACCTTGCATTGGGGCATCGACGATCCGCACGAGCTGGAGCGCTACGGCCTGCGCGTGGTGTCCTGTTTGGACGCTACCGACTGGGCGAGCGGCGACGTGGCGGCGAAGATCCCGGCCGCGTCCCGGCTGGCCTTGCGCGCGAGCGCACTGCTTCCGGTGATCAGGAAGATGGGCCGGATCGCCGAATGGGACTTCTGA
- a CDS encoding FBP domain-containing protein, whose product MQPLDSAEIRASFVNCSRGEAKSVTIPAEVPWETRDFLGWRDAKAPGRAYLVVPHGEELIGLSLRAAAPPKSRLRSNMCAFCSTTHPLADITLFTARLAGKAGRDGNTVGTYLCSDLACSAYLRGELRPAVPQPKETLSTGERVARMGEKVDRFVARVLETR is encoded by the coding sequence ATGCAGCCGCTCGACTCCGCGGAGATCCGTGCCTCCTTCGTCAACTGTTCCCGCGGGGAAGCCAAGTCCGTCACGATTCCGGCCGAGGTTCCGTGGGAAACGCGCGACTTCCTCGGCTGGCGCGACGCGAAGGCGCCCGGCCGGGCTTACCTGGTAGTGCCGCACGGCGAGGAGCTGATCGGCCTGTCGCTGCGTGCTGCCGCGCCGCCGAAGTCGCGGCTGCGGAGCAACATGTGCGCGTTCTGTTCCACGACGCATCCGCTGGCGGACATCACGCTGTTCACCGCGCGGCTGGCCGGCAAGGCCGGTCGCGACGGGAACACGGTAGGCACGTATCTGTGCTCTGACCTGGCTTGCAGTGCGTATCTGCGTGGTGAGCTGCGGCCGGCGGTGCCGCAACCGAAGGAGACGCTCTCCACCGGGGAGCGCGTCGCGCGGATGGGCGAGAAGGTCGATCGGTTCGTGGCCCGGGTGCTGGAAACCCGGTAG
- a CDS encoding adenylate/guanylate cyclase domain-containing protein translates to MIAGRFRLVLRTSLGFAALGIGSSVAGAGVVALLLLLQGLPEDVDNRGWVLGVTAAGVVALALIIGTLWTAYLQRRTVVWFTIGRPPTEAEAKRALRLPFDMAVVSGTLWLVGALAQGILAGVLGSLGDAAGIALTIGLGGLTTVGLTYLAAEWVARPVMTMALDVLPPRGALPVTVLTRLVVTWVLASGVPLIGVLLVTTPPDLGRHGNPTASLIVLSVAGLTTGAIGTALLSRAVAAPLHRLRVALDAIAHGRKDVHVDVDDSSEIGMLQTSVNDLAAGLREQDRMRDLFGRHVGTDVARHALEYGASLSGDVREVTALFVDVVDSTALASRTPPQELVEKLNRFFASVVSAVDARGGLVNKFQGDAALCIFGAPTRLSDGPTMALAAARAIRDAVMSEGELDLGIGVATGQVFAGQLGASSRLEYTVIGDAVNEAARLTEHAKAVPARVLASETTVKYALGGEREHWRLHGELHLRGRHRETRTWTT, encoded by the coding sequence ATGATCGCGGGGAGGTTCCGGCTGGTTTTGCGCACCAGTCTGGGCTTCGCCGCGCTCGGCATCGGCTCTAGTGTCGCCGGTGCCGGGGTCGTCGCGCTGCTGTTGCTCCTGCAGGGCTTGCCCGAGGACGTCGACAACCGCGGCTGGGTGCTCGGCGTCACCGCGGCAGGAGTGGTCGCGCTCGCATTGATCATCGGCACGCTGTGGACCGCGTACCTGCAGCGCCGCACCGTCGTATGGTTCACCATCGGCCGGCCGCCGACTGAGGCGGAAGCCAAGCGCGCGCTACGGCTGCCGTTCGACATGGCAGTGGTCAGCGGAACGCTCTGGCTGGTCGGTGCGCTCGCACAGGGCATTCTGGCCGGCGTGCTCGGGTCGCTCGGCGATGCGGCGGGCATCGCGCTCACCATCGGCCTCGGCGGCCTGACCACGGTCGGGCTCACCTATCTCGCGGCGGAATGGGTCGCCCGCCCGGTCATGACGATGGCGCTCGACGTGCTGCCGCCGCGCGGCGCGCTGCCGGTCACCGTGCTGACCCGGCTGGTGGTCACCTGGGTGCTGGCCAGCGGCGTGCCGTTGATCGGCGTGCTGCTGGTGACGACGCCGCCTGATCTCGGCCGGCACGGGAACCCCACCGCGAGCCTGATCGTGCTGTCCGTCGCCGGACTCACCACTGGCGCGATCGGCACCGCACTGCTCTCCCGCGCCGTCGCCGCTCCGTTGCACCGGCTTCGGGTCGCACTCGACGCGATCGCGCACGGCCGCAAGGACGTGCACGTCGACGTGGACGATTCCAGCGAGATCGGGATGCTTCAGACGTCCGTCAACGACCTCGCCGCCGGGCTGCGCGAGCAGGACCGGATGCGGGATCTGTTCGGCCGCCACGTCGGCACCGACGTCGCGCGGCACGCGCTGGAGTACGGCGCTTCGCTGTCCGGCGACGTCCGCGAGGTGACCGCGCTCTTCGTCGACGTCGTGGACTCGACGGCACTCGCGTCGCGCACCCCGCCGCAGGAGCTGGTCGAGAAGCTGAACCGGTTCTTCGCCAGCGTGGTTTCCGCGGTCGACGCGCGCGGCGGGCTGGTCAACAAGTTCCAGGGCGACGCGGCGCTGTGCATCTTCGGCGCGCCGACCCGGCTGTCCGACGGCCCGACGATGGCGCTCGCCGCGGCCCGCGCGATTCGGGATGCGGTGATGTCGGAAGGCGAGCTGGACCTGGGCATCGGAGTCGCGACCGGGCAGGTGTTCGCGGGCCAGCTCGGCGCGTCGAGCCGGCTGGAGTACACGGTGATCGGCGACGCGGTGAACGAGGCCGCGCGGCTCACCGAGCACGCGAAGGCCGTGCCGGCGCGGGTGCTCGCCAGCGAAACGACGGTGAAATACGCGCTCGGCGGCGAACGGGAACACTGGCGGCTGCACGGGGAACTGCACCTGCGCGGCCGGCACCGCGAGACCCGGACCTGGACGACCTAG
- a CDS encoding beta-ketoacyl-ACP synthase III, giving the protein MSAAGRSPHRAAVVAGLGGALPETVVTNHEIAARLDTSDEWIRTRTGIRERRRVAPGQSTVDLAEEAGRAALGGESADAVVLATSTPGQLCPATAPQVAARLGLGTALALDVNAVCSGFIYALATAAGFISGGIASRVLVIGADVFTSLIDPDDRTTVPIFGDGAGALLLRAGEPEERGALGPFDLHSEGELAKLLWVEAGGATQRLPEDPKDRFLVMQGTAVFRQACARMAESSRAVLEQAGWMVGDVDRFVGHQANIRILQATAKQLGMPTDTVVSNIDRVGNTSAASIPLALADAAADGSLMPGHRVLLTAFGAGLTWGSTVLTWPDVPVPAAAG; this is encoded by the coding sequence ATGAGTGCTGCCGGCAGGTCGCCGCACCGCGCCGCTGTCGTCGCCGGGCTGGGCGGTGCGCTGCCCGAAACCGTGGTGACCAACCACGAGATCGCCGCCCGGCTGGACACCAGCGACGAGTGGATCCGTACCCGCACCGGCATCCGCGAGCGGCGCCGGGTCGCGCCCGGGCAGTCCACGGTGGATCTGGCCGAGGAGGCGGGCCGGGCGGCGCTCGGCGGCGAATCGGCGGACGCGGTGGTCCTGGCGACCTCGACCCCAGGCCAGCTCTGCCCGGCGACGGCCCCGCAGGTCGCCGCGCGGCTGGGTCTCGGCACGGCGCTGGCGCTGGACGTGAACGCGGTGTGCAGCGGCTTCATCTACGCGCTGGCGACCGCCGCCGGGTTCATCTCCGGCGGGATCGCTTCGCGCGTGCTGGTGATCGGCGCGGACGTCTTCACTTCCCTGATCGACCCGGACGACCGCACCACGGTGCCGATCTTCGGCGACGGCGCGGGCGCGCTGCTGCTGCGCGCGGGCGAACCGGAAGAGCGCGGCGCGCTGGGTCCGTTCGACCTGCACAGCGAGGGCGAGTTGGCGAAACTGCTGTGGGTCGAAGCGGGCGGCGCGACCCAGCGGTTACCGGAGGACCCGAAGGACCGGTTCCTCGTGATGCAGGGCACGGCGGTGTTCCGGCAGGCGTGCGCGCGGATGGCCGAATCCTCGCGCGCGGTGCTGGAGCAGGCCGGCTGGATGGTCGGCGACGTGGACCGGTTCGTCGGCCACCAGGCGAACATCCGGATTCTGCAGGCGACCGCGAAGCAGCTCGGGATGCCGACGGACACCGTCGTGTCGAACATCGACCGGGTAGGCAACACGAGCGCGGCGTCGATCCCGCTGGCGCTGGCCGACGCGGCCGCGGACGGGTCGCTGATGCCGGGGCACCGGGTCCTGCTGACCGCGTTCGGCGCCGGACTGACCTGGGGCTCCACCGTGCTGACCTGGCCGGACGTGCCGGTGCCGGCGGCGGCTGGCTGA
- a CDS encoding Lrp/AsnC family transcriptional regulator, translated as MRTPDLDQLDLAILACLQADARTIAEVIGAKVGLSAAAVQRRIKRLREAGVIEKEVAVLSPAALGLDMTFVVMVEMERESLAVLDGFRAQVLADDCVQQCYYVTGAADFVLIVSCPDMAAFEAFARRMFFDNPNVRHFTTSVAMDRVKVGLTLPLR; from the coding sequence GTGCGCACTCCCGACCTCGACCAGCTTGACCTCGCCATCCTCGCCTGCCTGCAGGCCGACGCCCGCACCATCGCCGAGGTCATCGGGGCGAAGGTGGGCCTGTCCGCGGCGGCGGTGCAGCGACGGATCAAGCGGCTGCGCGAGGCCGGGGTGATCGAAAAAGAGGTCGCGGTGCTGTCCCCGGCGGCGCTCGGGCTGGACATGACGTTCGTCGTCATGGTCGAGATGGAGCGGGAGAGCCTGGCGGTGCTGGACGGCTTCCGCGCCCAGGTTCTGGCCGACGACTGCGTGCAGCAGTGCTATTACGTGACCGGCGCGGCCGACTTCGTGCTGATCGTCTCCTGCCCGGACATGGCCGCCTTCGAGGCGTTCGCCCGCCGGATGTTCTTCGACAACCCGAACGTCCGGCACTTCACCACCAGTGTCGCCATGGACCGGGTCAAAGTAGGCCTCACGCTGCCGCTTCGCTGA
- a CDS encoding SsgA family sporulation/cell division regulator yields MHTTDAVHQTQFVLLNESTTPVLSRLSYLVSEPFAVTVSFRTERGRWIEWTFARELLAAGMDEPTGIGDVRVRPDLSEDEALLTLEIESPDGYASFELERADLQTFLESSYELVPLGAESEHFDIDGLIEEISNV; encoded by the coding sequence GTGCACACCACCGACGCCGTACACCAGACCCAGTTCGTACTGCTGAACGAGAGCACTACGCCGGTGCTGTCCCGCCTGTCCTACCTCGTCTCGGAGCCGTTCGCGGTCACCGTGTCGTTCCGGACCGAGCGGGGCCGGTGGATCGAGTGGACCTTCGCCCGCGAGTTGCTCGCGGCCGGAATGGACGAGCCGACCGGGATCGGCGACGTGCGGGTCCGGCCGGACCTGTCCGAGGACGAGGCCCTGCTGACGCTGGAGATCGAATCGCCGGACGGGTACGCCTCCTTCGAACTGGAGCGCGCCGACCTGCAGACGTTCCTGGAGTCGTCCTACGAGCTGGTGCCGCTCGGCGCCGAGAGCGAGCACTTCGACATCGACGGGCTGATCGAGGAGATCAGCAACGTGTGA
- a CDS encoding DUF4232 domain-containing protein — translation MSTTTRTRAAAGAAALASVFALAACGSGSNSATSDASAPTAESAPSGTPAPGAPASAANGQPSGPTPRCTTENLSVTLGKAKPEGSQVQLPLVFKNIGAKPCDLHGTPGVDLHGPEHPTYGPVDSLLRRETGTPHNILAPGRTGTALITVLQSSPNPPAESPAWTAQSLETIPPGQTKALKATWPSDLAITRQDGATHPGTWVDGIKADPS, via the coding sequence ATGTCCACCACCACGCGTACCCGCGCCGCCGCCGGCGCAGCGGCTCTCGCGAGCGTCTTCGCTCTCGCGGCCTGCGGCTCGGGTTCGAACTCCGCCACCTCCGACGCTTCGGCGCCCACCGCAGAATCCGCTCCTTCCGGAACCCCGGCACCCGGCGCTCCGGCTAGCGCCGCGAACGGACAGCCGTCCGGCCCGACGCCGCGGTGCACGACCGAGAACCTCAGCGTGACGCTCGGCAAGGCTAAGCCGGAGGGCAGCCAGGTGCAGCTCCCACTGGTGTTCAAGAACATCGGCGCGAAGCCGTGCGACCTGCACGGCACCCCGGGCGTCGACCTGCACGGCCCGGAGCACCCCACCTACGGACCGGTCGACTCGCTGCTGCGCCGGGAAACCGGCACCCCGCACAACATCCTGGCCCCCGGCCGTACCGGAACCGCGCTGATCACCGTGCTCCAGTCCAGCCCGAATCCGCCCGCGGAGTCGCCAGCTTGGACCGCGCAAAGCCTGGAGACCATCCCGCCGGGCCAGACCAAGGCGCTGAAGGCGACCTGGCCCTCAGACCTCGCGATCACTCGCCAGGACGGGGCGACCCACCCCGGCACCTGGGTCGACGGCATCAAGGCCGACCCTTCCTGA
- a CDS encoding O-acetyl-ADP-ribose deacetylase has product MAAMADIELVQGDLTEQEVDAIVNAANSSLLGGGGVDGAIHRKGGPEILAECRKLRAGHYGRGLPTGQAVATTAGRLLARWVVHTVGPVWSDTEDRSDLLADCHRNSLAVAADLGARSIAFPAISTGVYRWPMADAARIAVTTVRASESFDVVRFVLFDRAAHDTFAAAVREIR; this is encoded by the coding sequence ATGGCGGCCATGGCGGACATCGAACTGGTCCAAGGCGACCTCACCGAGCAGGAAGTGGACGCTATCGTCAACGCGGCCAACTCGTCCCTGCTGGGAGGGGGCGGCGTCGACGGTGCGATCCACCGCAAGGGCGGGCCGGAGATTCTCGCTGAGTGCCGGAAACTGCGAGCCGGCCACTACGGCCGCGGCCTGCCGACCGGGCAGGCCGTCGCGACCACCGCCGGACGGCTGCTGGCGCGCTGGGTCGTGCACACCGTCGGCCCAGTGTGGTCGGACACCGAGGACCGGTCGGATCTGCTGGCCGACTGCCACCGCAACTCGCTCGCCGTCGCGGCGGACCTCGGTGCGCGCAGCATCGCCTTCCCGGCCATCTCCACCGGCGTCTACCGCTGGCCGATGGCCGACGCCGCGCGCATCGCCGTGACGACCGTCCGGGCCAGCGAATCGTTCGACGTGGTGCGGTTCGTCCTCTTCGATCGCGCCGCGCACGACACCTTCGCGGCGGCGGTACGGGAAATCCGCTGA
- a CDS encoding DUF1345 domain-containing protein: MADQRLPAWRRATRGETRWPAAIVVIGTLALQLALPDEMVLHPWWLLPSLTAALIGALLLLNPGRLSEFNIIERIVALCVLAVVSVLNGASAVQLVIGIAEGSQRGHAVQVLISGVVIYWTNIVVFSLWYWEFDRGGPARRATGRADFPDLQFPQMSDPSMAKAEWEPKYLDYLYTSFTNATAFSPTDVMPLRIWAKMTMMVQAGISLLLALMVFAWAVNGLQG; the protein is encoded by the coding sequence GTGGCCGATCAAAGACTGCCTGCCTGGCGGCGGGCGACCAGGGGCGAGACCCGATGGCCGGCGGCGATCGTGGTCATCGGGACTCTCGCGCTGCAACTCGCGTTGCCGGACGAGATGGTGCTGCACCCCTGGTGGCTGCTGCCGTCGCTGACCGCGGCGCTGATCGGCGCGCTGCTGCTGCTGAACCCCGGCCGGCTCAGCGAGTTCAACATCATCGAGCGGATCGTCGCGCTGTGCGTGCTCGCGGTGGTCAGCGTGCTCAACGGAGCGTCCGCGGTGCAGCTGGTGATCGGGATCGCCGAGGGATCGCAGCGCGGGCACGCAGTGCAGGTGCTGATCAGCGGCGTCGTCATCTACTGGACGAACATCGTCGTCTTCTCGCTCTGGTACTGGGAATTCGACCGCGGCGGCCCGGCCAGGCGGGCGACCGGCCGCGCGGACTTCCCGGACCTGCAGTTCCCGCAGATGAGCGATCCGTCGATGGCGAAGGCCGAGTGGGAACCGAAGTACCTGGACTACCTGTACACCTCGTTCACCAACGCCACGGCGTTCAGCCCCACCGACGTGATGCCGCTGCGGATCTGGGCGAAGATGACCATGATGGTGCAAGCTGGCATCTCGCTGCTGCTCGCGCTGATGGTGTTCGCCTGGGCGGTGAACGGCCTCCAGGGCTGA
- a CDS encoding antibiotic biosynthesis monooxygenase family protein produces the protein MELPEPPYYAVIFTSRRTEGDRGYAERSTAMSKLAAQQPGYLGETSVREESGLGITVSYWKDEKSIAGWRANLEHVEARRQGRAEWYLDYEVQVSRVERAYDFRR, from the coding sequence ATGGAGCTTCCCGAACCGCCTTACTACGCCGTGATCTTCACTTCCCGGCGCACCGAGGGCGACCGCGGCTACGCCGAACGGTCCACCGCCATGTCCAAGCTCGCCGCTCAACAGCCGGGCTACCTCGGCGAGACCTCGGTTCGCGAGGAGTCCGGGCTCGGCATCACCGTGTCGTACTGGAAGGACGAGAAGTCGATCGCCGGATGGCGCGCCAACCTCGAGCACGTCGAGGCTCGGCGGCAGGGCCGCGCGGAGTGGTACCTGGACTACGAGGTGCAGGTGTCGCGGGTGGAACGGGCTTACGACTTCCGCCGCTGA
- a CDS encoding G1 family glutamic endopeptidase, translating into MNSRIFSRPVRLFAVGAVAAASLVAGAGAGPVSFGAHFHGNHYSGGNWGGYVSFGSFTTATAGWTEPSATCKSSNDLFAPWVGIDGDGSSSVEQTGVATDCSSGSPQYQAWYEMYPAAPVYYSASEAPVKAGDHLTATVTRSGTSYTLDLKNDTQGWTKTTTQSLNAPHSSAEAIIESPTDSYPSISGGVKFDGVKFDGKNLADTSPQGLNADDGGSATWTPGPIGSDGQSFAMTRQ; encoded by the coding sequence ATGAACTCGCGTATTTTTTCGCGCCCGGTAAGGCTTTTCGCGGTCGGAGCGGTTGCCGCCGCGTCTCTCGTCGCCGGTGCGGGCGCCGGGCCGGTCTCGTTTGGCGCGCACTTCCACGGAAATCACTATTCCGGCGGGAACTGGGGCGGCTACGTCAGCTTCGGCAGCTTCACGACCGCGACCGCCGGCTGGACCGAGCCCTCGGCGACCTGCAAGAGCAGCAACGATCTTTTCGCTCCGTGGGTGGGCATCGACGGCGACGGATCGTCCTCTGTGGAGCAAACCGGGGTGGCGACCGACTGCTCCAGCGGCAGCCCGCAGTACCAGGCGTGGTACGAGATGTACCCGGCCGCACCGGTGTACTACTCGGCGTCGGAAGCTCCGGTGAAGGCCGGTGACCACCTGACCGCGACCGTCACCCGCAGCGGGACCAGCTACACGCTCGACCTGAAGAACGACACCCAGGGCTGGACCAAGACGACCACCCAGTCGCTGAACGCGCCGCACTCCTCGGCCGAGGCGATCATCGAATCGCCGACCGACTCCTACCCGTCGATCAGCGGCGGCGTGAAGTTCGACGGGGTCAAGTTCGACGGCAAGAACCTCGCCGACACCAGCCCGCAGGGCCTGAACGCGGACGACGGCGGCAGCGCCACCTGGACTCCCGGCCCGATCGGCTCGGACGGCCAGAGCTTCGCCATGACCCGGCAGTGA
- a CDS encoding ABC transporter substrate-binding protein: protein MRLKRTLAVAAAALVTVAGVSACRDSRQIDLGDSGRPHVKIMVGGLSKVIYLPGQLAQQLGEYQKQGLDVELFDQPSGANAETSLLAGEVQGVIGFYDHTIDLQAKEQCITSVVQFANVPGEAEMVATKKADQIKSGADFRGRNLGVTSLGSSTDFLTKALASRGGVGSKDYTPVKVGAGQTFISAMQQGSIDAGMTTDPTIAQLTNTGQAKVLYDMRTPEGTKAALGGLYPASSLYMSCEIVKRYPDVVQKLANAYVASLQWLSTHTAEQVADVMPKSFAGGDKALYVKSLKDSLPMFTKDGRMDPAGARNVLKVLGSSSSNVKPKKDKIDLSQTYTTRFVDAAHARAAQ from the coding sequence ATGCGGCTGAAAAGGACACTCGCGGTCGCGGCGGCCGCGCTGGTCACCGTGGCCGGGGTGAGCGCCTGCCGGGATTCCCGGCAGATCGACCTCGGCGACAGCGGGCGGCCGCACGTCAAGATCATGGTCGGCGGACTGTCCAAAGTGATCTATCTGCCCGGCCAGCTCGCCCAGCAGCTGGGCGAATACCAGAAGCAGGGATTGGACGTCGAACTGTTCGACCAGCCCTCCGGCGCGAACGCGGAAACCTCGCTGCTGGCCGGTGAGGTGCAGGGCGTGATCGGGTTCTACGACCACACGATCGACCTGCAGGCCAAGGAACAATGCATCACCAGCGTGGTGCAGTTCGCGAACGTGCCGGGCGAGGCGGAGATGGTCGCCACGAAGAAGGCGGACCAGATCAAGTCCGGCGCGGACTTCCGGGGCCGGAACCTGGGCGTCACGTCGCTGGGCTCGTCGACCGACTTCCTCACCAAGGCGCTGGCCAGCCGCGGCGGGGTCGGCAGCAAGGATTACACGCCGGTGAAGGTCGGGGCCGGGCAGACGTTCATCTCGGCGATGCAACAGGGTTCGATCGACGCCGGCATGACGACCGACCCGACGATCGCGCAGCTGACCAACACCGGTCAGGCCAAGGTGCTCTACGACATGCGCACCCCGGAAGGCACCAAGGCCGCGCTGGGCGGGCTGTACCCGGCGAGCTCGCTGTACATGAGCTGCGAGATCGTGAAGCGTTATCCGGATGTCGTGCAGAAACTCGCGAACGCGTACGTGGCTTCGCTGCAGTGGTTGTCCACGCACACCGCGGAACAGGTCGCCGATGTGATGCCGAAGTCGTTCGCGGGCGGGGACAAGGCGCTGTACGTGAAATCTCTCAAGGACAGCCTGCCGATGTTCACCAAGGACGGCCGGATGGACCCGGCCGGTGCGCGGAACGTGCTGAAGGTGCTCGGCTCCTCCTCCAGCAACGTGAAGCCCAAGAAGGACAAGATCGATCTGTCCCAGACCTACACCACCCGGTTCGTGGACGCGGCGCACGCACGCGCCGCGCAGTAG
- a CDS encoding ABC transporter permease → MSLETRTAPTPVFETEQDIVARAKKSAGRHRRNVWLLRLAILVAWLGLWELAGRFWIDPFFYSMPSKIWDRLVEWFSTGTDFGSIWYQILVTVEEAVIGFVLGAVAGVICGVVLGRSAYLAEVLAPFIKAANAMPRIVLAALFVIWFGLGLSSKVATVFVLVFFAVFFNAFTGAREVDRNLIDNARILGATRWQVLQSIVLPSATSWILSSLHVAFGFALIGAVVGEYTGAKAGMGFLIANAQGTFDTAGVYAGMLVIMVVALFAEWVIGSAERKLLRWRPQVSAQASQGI, encoded by the coding sequence GTGTCGCTTGAGACTCGGACCGCGCCGACGCCGGTCTTCGAAACCGAACAGGACATCGTCGCCCGCGCGAAGAAGTCGGCCGGGCGGCACCGACGCAACGTCTGGTTGCTGCGGCTGGCGATCCTCGTGGCCTGGCTGGGCCTGTGGGAACTGGCCGGCCGGTTCTGGATCGACCCGTTCTTCTACTCGATGCCGTCGAAGATCTGGGACCGGCTGGTGGAATGGTTCTCCACCGGGACGGATTTCGGCAGCATCTGGTACCAGATCCTGGTTACCGTCGAGGAAGCCGTGATCGGCTTCGTGCTCGGTGCGGTGGCCGGTGTCATCTGCGGTGTCGTTCTCGGCCGCAGCGCGTATCTCGCCGAAGTCCTGGCACCGTTCATCAAGGCGGCCAACGCGATGCCGCGGATCGTCCTCGCCGCGCTGTTCGTGATCTGGTTCGGTCTCGGGTTGTCTTCAAAAGTCGCGACGGTGTTCGTGCTGGTGTTCTTCGCGGTGTTCTTCAACGCGTTCACCGGTGCTCGGGAAGTGGACCGCAATCTGATCGACAACGCGCGCATTCTCGGCGCGACGCGCTGGCAGGTGCTGCAGTCGATCGTGCTGCCCAGCGCGACGTCGTGGATCCTTTCCTCGCTGCACGTCGCGTTCGGGTTCGCGCTGATCGGTGCGGTGGTCGGCGAGTACACCGGAGCCAAGGCGGGCATGGGTTTCCTGATCGCCAACGCGCAGGGAACCTTCGACACCGCCGGGGTTTACGCCGGCATGCTGGTGATCATGGTGGTGGCGCTGTTCGCGGAATGGGTGATCGGCTCGGCCGAGCGCAAGCTGCTGCGCTGGCGTCCGCAGGTTTCCGCCCAGGCGAGCCAGGGGATCTGA
- a CDS encoding ABC transporter ATP-binding protein yields MAPLIELIGATKRFPSGSGSVHTAVRELTMTVEPGEFVSVVGPTGCGKSTTLSLVSGLQPPSAGRVVVHGEDVKSIPDGVGYMFQTDAVMPWRSVLDNVASGPRFRGESKEDARKKAADWIGRVGLAGFEKYYPHQLSGGMRKRVALAQTLVTEPKILLMDEPFSALDVQTRALMQDELLRLWSGSGAAVIFVTHDLDEAIALADKVVVLTTSPATVKDVFEVPLERPRKVEDLRLTEEFRKIYSDIWESLRGEVDKARQKGATGVA; encoded by the coding sequence ATGGCCCCACTCATCGAACTGATCGGCGCCACCAAAAGGTTCCCCAGCGGATCCGGTTCCGTCCACACCGCTGTCCGCGAGCTCACCATGACCGTCGAACCCGGGGAGTTCGTCTCCGTGGTCGGCCCGACCGGCTGTGGCAAATCCACCACGCTCTCCCTGGTTTCCGGGCTGCAACCGCCGTCGGCGGGCCGGGTCGTCGTGCACGGCGAGGACGTGAAGTCCATTCCGGACGGCGTCGGCTACATGTTCCAGACCGACGCGGTGATGCCGTGGCGTTCGGTGCTGGACAACGTCGCCTCCGGCCCGCGGTTCCGCGGTGAGTCCAAAGAGGACGCTCGGAAGAAGGCGGCGGACTGGATCGGCCGGGTCGGCCTGGCCGGGTTCGAGAAGTACTATCCGCACCAGCTTTCCGGCGGCATGCGCAAGCGCGTCGCACTGGCCCAGACGCTGGTCACCGAGCCCAAGATCCTGCTGATGGACGAGCCGTTCTCCGCGCTCGACGTGCAGACCCGCGCCCTCATGCAGGACGAGCTGCTGCGGCTGTGGTCCGGCTCCGGCGCCGCGGTGATCTTCGTGACGCACGACCTCGACGAGGCCATCGCGCTGGCGGACAAGGTCGTCGTGCTGACCACCAGCCCGGCGACCGTCAAGGACGTCTTCGAGGTCCCGCTGGAGCGGCCGCGCAAGGTCGAGGACCTTCGGCTGACCGAGGAATTCCGCAAGATCTACTCCGACATCTGGGAATCGCTGCGCGGCGAGGTCGACAAGGCCCGCCAGAAGGGAGCGACCGGTGTCGCTTGA